One Actinospica robiniae DSM 44927 genomic region harbors:
- a CDS encoding DUF6531 domain-containing protein yields MGTEIAKALKDGADKLGEGLGKGVPNVFRRFYGEAHQGINGNIERSVASDSKSAKDFSALHDGDAPKDVHASKDPGSSSGKSQSEATGKAAGDLSKDEGNVLEHDGAKKSTVAGDPVDTATGQMITGETDVELPGRLPLILHRVYASGYRGGRLFGPGWSSTLDTRIQIDADGIHFTDDDGRILHYPTPERDDAQVFPAEGARWPLTWDRRFDTVRITDPRRRISYEFTVTADTPDASEAAQAYQRPLTAITDGDGNRIDVVCDEGLPVEVRHVGGYRIKVDTVFTPAGFRVQALHLADDAAPHGSTTLVRYDYDARGRLIAVTDSADAAELYEWDEQDRISLITRRDGFAYGYEYDERGRVIAGHGPDGMLSMAMSYDDDARVTTSTNSLGHRTTYGFDAHGRPVRIEEPDGSARCYAYDRNSRLLAETNGADERAEYTLNEAGDPVRVTRPDGTATELAYNDLGLLTTLSEVNGDSWRFDYDERGNLAAYTDPTGATTRYTHTRQGHLATITDALGHTTTFESNAAGLPVAETNPLGDVTRYAYDAAGRMTLIVHPDDTEVRFAWDARGLLVSREHSNGEREVWSYNDMRNAVEYHDPLGTTARLEYGPFSTLIARTDPSGRRHRFAYDTELRPTAVTGPDGQSWRYAYDPAGNLRAQTDYAGRTIEYRRGLAGRLIGQTEGENRSIEFGYDALGHITSVRGPDVEQSFEYDQLGRLRRATNGDGVLDLTLDPLGRLLSETWNGHTVTHEYDAVGQHVRRSTPGGASTTWTYDEAGRPVALTAAEAVIAFEHDAMGRETSRRFGTHGALTQSYDEVGRLTAQAVWAYRPGETGVQDDPSQAYQLLQQRAVSYRADGVPLEITDRLRGDRRFDLDLLGRVTGVTGPARVEQYAYDALGNIARSTVGAPEVPDGTETDRERQYDGLLLRSAGRTHYEYDDAGQLVRVLRRTLSGQRHSWTYTWNSLGQLVETQTPDGTRWRYVYDPLGRRRSKQRLDEAGELVEETRFDWDETRLAEQTTNTPHGEARVLTWDYEPGNYRPATQREQIWAGTADQRTYDQRFYAIVTDLVGTPAELVAMDGRIAWHRTADLWGATITAPEAETECPLRFPGQYFDAESGLHYNLHRYYDPETGTYVCADPLGIDPKPNPRTYVGNPLTQVDPLGLTQQEDWAVQDYNIASQLHSALPTSSQGYRTTAVVSALDGSGNRVRIAATNGASLLSPGLRNDLDAAVTMVQLSGQGGTDRWQVAPSSKVKNQHAEVNALEYIHSQGWTPQGGGASRNCCDNCASYLQGEGAHLFGTVYPGNGPGQRTFAW; encoded by the coding sequence GTGGGTACTGAGATCGCCAAGGCACTCAAGGACGGCGCGGACAAGCTCGGCGAGGGGCTGGGCAAGGGCGTGCCCAACGTCTTCCGCAGGTTCTACGGCGAGGCCCACCAGGGCATCAACGGCAACATCGAACGCAGCGTGGCCTCGGACTCCAAGTCCGCCAAGGACTTCAGCGCGCTGCACGACGGCGACGCGCCCAAGGACGTGCACGCGTCGAAGGATCCCGGCAGCTCGAGCGGCAAGAGCCAGAGCGAGGCGACCGGCAAGGCCGCCGGCGACCTGTCCAAGGACGAGGGCAACGTCCTCGAACACGACGGTGCGAAGAAGTCCACCGTGGCCGGAGACCCGGTCGACACCGCCACCGGCCAGATGATCACCGGGGAGACCGACGTCGAACTGCCCGGCCGGCTACCGCTGATCCTGCACCGGGTCTACGCCTCGGGCTACCGGGGCGGGCGTCTGTTCGGCCCGGGCTGGTCCTCGACGCTCGACACCCGGATCCAGATCGACGCGGACGGCATCCACTTCACCGACGACGACGGCAGGATCCTGCATTACCCCACGCCCGAGCGGGACGATGCGCAGGTCTTCCCGGCTGAGGGCGCGCGCTGGCCGTTGACCTGGGACCGTCGTTTCGACACGGTGCGGATCACCGACCCGCGGCGCCGGATCTCCTATGAGTTCACGGTGACGGCCGACACGCCCGACGCGTCTGAAGCGGCGCAGGCGTATCAGCGACCCCTGACAGCCATCACCGATGGCGACGGCAACCGCATCGACGTGGTCTGCGACGAAGGCCTGCCCGTCGAGGTGCGGCACGTCGGCGGCTACCGGATCAAGGTCGACACGGTGTTCACACCGGCCGGATTCCGCGTGCAGGCCCTGCATCTGGCCGACGATGCCGCGCCGCACGGGTCCACGACGCTGGTGCGCTACGACTACGACGCGCGCGGCCGGCTCATCGCGGTGACCGACAGCGCCGATGCCGCCGAACTCTACGAGTGGGACGAGCAGGACCGGATCAGCCTGATCACCAGGCGCGACGGATTCGCGTACGGGTACGAATACGACGAGCGCGGACGCGTCATCGCCGGCCACGGTCCAGACGGCATGCTCTCCATGGCGATGTCCTACGACGACGACGCGCGGGTGACGACGTCCACGAACAGCCTCGGGCACCGCACCACATACGGTTTCGACGCGCACGGACGGCCGGTGCGCATCGAAGAGCCCGACGGCAGTGCCCGCTGCTACGCGTACGACCGGAACAGCCGACTGCTGGCCGAGACCAACGGCGCTGACGAGCGCGCCGAGTACACGCTGAACGAGGCAGGCGACCCGGTCAGGGTGACGCGGCCGGACGGCACGGCGACCGAGCTCGCCTACAACGATCTCGGCCTGCTCACGACGCTTTCCGAGGTGAACGGCGACTCCTGGCGGTTCGACTACGACGAGCGGGGCAACCTGGCCGCTTACACGGATCCGACCGGCGCGACGACCCGGTACACGCACACCCGGCAGGGCCATCTCGCCACCATCACCGACGCGCTCGGGCACACCACGACGTTCGAGAGCAACGCCGCCGGCCTGCCAGTCGCCGAGACGAACCCGCTCGGGGACGTCACCCGCTACGCATACGACGCCGCCGGTCGGATGACCCTGATCGTGCACCCGGACGACACGGAAGTCCGCTTCGCCTGGGACGCACGCGGGCTCCTGGTCTCGCGGGAGCACTCCAACGGCGAGCGCGAGGTCTGGTCCTACAACGACATGCGCAACGCTGTCGAGTACCACGACCCGCTCGGGACCACGGCTCGCCTGGAGTACGGACCATTCAGTACCCTGATCGCCCGCACCGATCCCTCGGGCCGACGCCACCGCTTCGCGTACGACACCGAACTGCGCCCGACGGCGGTGACCGGCCCCGACGGCCAGAGCTGGCGCTACGCCTACGATCCGGCCGGGAACCTTCGCGCCCAGACCGATTATGCGGGTCGCACCATCGAGTACCGCCGCGGCCTCGCGGGCCGCTTGATCGGCCAGACCGAAGGCGAGAACCGGTCGATCGAGTTCGGCTACGACGCGCTCGGGCACATCACCTCGGTGCGCGGCCCGGACGTGGAGCAGTCGTTCGAGTACGACCAGCTCGGCCGGCTGCGGCGGGCCACGAACGGCGACGGCGTGCTGGATCTGACTCTCGACCCGCTCGGCCGCCTGCTGAGCGAGACCTGGAACGGGCACACCGTCACGCACGAGTACGACGCGGTCGGGCAGCACGTGCGGCGGAGCACTCCCGGCGGCGCGTCCACGACATGGACGTACGACGAAGCGGGCCGGCCGGTCGCGCTGACGGCCGCGGAAGCGGTGATCGCGTTCGAACACGATGCGATGGGCCGCGAGACGAGCCGCCGCTTCGGCACCCACGGCGCCCTGACTCAGAGCTATGACGAAGTCGGTCGGCTCACCGCGCAGGCGGTCTGGGCGTACCGGCCGGGCGAGACCGGCGTCCAGGACGATCCGAGCCAGGCGTACCAGCTTCTTCAGCAGCGAGCGGTCAGCTACCGGGCCGACGGCGTGCCGCTCGAGATCACCGACCGGCTGCGCGGAGACCGGCGCTTCGACCTCGACCTGCTCGGCCGCGTCACGGGCGTGACCGGTCCGGCGCGCGTGGAGCAGTACGCCTACGACGCGCTCGGCAACATCGCCCGATCCACCGTGGGGGCGCCGGAGGTGCCGGACGGGACGGAGACCGATCGCGAGAGGCAGTACGACGGGCTGCTGCTGCGCAGCGCCGGACGCACACACTACGAGTACGACGATGCCGGCCAGTTGGTACGTGTGCTGCGACGCACCCTGTCCGGCCAGCGCCATTCCTGGACGTACACCTGGAACAGCCTCGGCCAGCTCGTCGAGACACAGACCCCTGACGGCACGAGATGGCGCTACGTCTACGATCCGCTGGGACGGCGCCGCAGTAAGCAGCGCCTCGACGAAGCCGGCGAACTGGTCGAAGAGACCCGCTTCGACTGGGACGAGACCCGCCTAGCAGAACAGACCACGAATACCCCGCACGGCGAAGCCAGGGTCCTGACGTGGGACTACGAACCGGGCAACTACCGCCCGGCGACCCAGCGGGAACAGATCTGGGCCGGCACGGCCGACCAGCGCACGTACGACCAGCGCTTCTACGCGATCGTGACCGACCTGGTCGGCACACCCGCCGAACTCGTCGCCATGGACGGCCGAATAGCCTGGCACCGCACCGCCGACCTGTGGGGCGCGACGATCACAGCCCCCGAAGCGGAAACCGAGTGCCCGCTGCGATTCCCGGGCCAGTACTTCGACGCGGAGAGCGGGCTGCACTACAACCTGCACCGCTACTACGACCCGGAGACCGGGACGTACGTGTGCGCCGACCCCCTCGGCATCGACCCCAAGCCCAATCCCCGCACCTACGTCGGCAACCCGCTGACCCAGGTCGACCCGCTGGGCCTGACCCAGCAGGAGGATTGGGCGGTACAGGACTACAACATCGCCTCCCAACTGCACAGCGCGCTGCCGACGAGCTCTCAGGGCTACCGCACCACCGCCGTCGTCTCCGCCCTCGACGGCAGCGGCAACCGCGTCCGCATCGCCGCGACGAACGGCGCGAGCCTGCTCTCGCCGGGCCTGCGCAACGACCTCGACGCGGCCGTCACGATGGTCCAGTTGAGCGGCCAGGGCGGCACGGACCGATGGCAAGTCGCCCCCAGCAGCAAGGTCAAGAACCAGCATGCCGAGGTCAACGCCCTCGAATACATCCATAGCCAGGGCTGGACCCCGCAGGGCGGCGGCGCGAGCCGCAACTGCTGCGACAACTGCGCGAGCTACCTCCAGGGCGAAGGCGCCCACCTGTTCGGCACCGTCTACCCGGGCAACGGGCCGGGACAACGCACTTTCGCGTGGTAG
- a CDS encoding GMC family oxidoreductase — protein MLPNDGTRTNHQLRRGMRRFDDTDEVDAVIVGCGAGGSVLLQRLARAGWKVVGFDAGPFWDPDTDWVSDEAGSHHLYWTDPRVICGDDPVPLGSNNSGRGVGGSMVHFAGYVPRFHPSDFRTLSQDGVGADWPIEYRDLEPYYSAIEQELPVAGESWPWGDPHGYPHRPHPVGGNGEIFQRGARELGITAKVGPVAIPNGRFGNRPHCIYRGFCLQGCKVNAKASPLITHVPDALAHGAEIRADSMVARIDVDEHSGRATGVHYIRGGVEHYQRAKVVIVAGYSIETPRLLLNSACRDFPDGLCNNFDQVGRYVMVQGAPQTAGRFASEIRMYKAPPPEVSSEDFYETDPTRPYRRGFSVQNVSPMPITWAEHVAAQGHWGENLRKLMSDYVHWATLGSLCEFLPQPDNRVTLDKDQTDRHDLPIARLSYSQCDNDKALLSAARQTMEQILQAAGAEDVMTIERYAHLVGGARMAADEQHGVVDADCRSFAVPNLYIADGSVLPTQGAANPALTIMSVAARAADKLAGRR, from the coding sequence CTGCTGCCGAACGACGGCACGCGCACCAACCATCAGCTGCGCCGGGGCATGCGCCGCTTCGACGACACCGACGAGGTGGACGCGGTGATCGTCGGCTGCGGCGCGGGCGGATCCGTGCTGCTGCAGCGGTTGGCCCGGGCCGGCTGGAAGGTGGTCGGGTTCGACGCCGGCCCGTTCTGGGACCCGGACACCGACTGGGTCAGCGATGAGGCCGGGTCGCATCACCTGTACTGGACCGATCCGCGGGTGATCTGCGGCGACGACCCGGTGCCGCTCGGATCGAACAACTCCGGGCGCGGGGTGGGCGGCTCGATGGTCCACTTCGCCGGGTACGTCCCGCGGTTCCATCCCAGCGATTTCAGGACCCTGAGCCAGGACGGGGTGGGTGCGGACTGGCCGATCGAGTACCGCGACCTCGAGCCCTACTACAGTGCGATCGAGCAGGAGCTCCCGGTGGCCGGCGAGTCCTGGCCTTGGGGCGACCCGCACGGCTACCCGCATCGGCCGCATCCGGTCGGCGGCAACGGCGAGATCTTCCAGCGCGGCGCCCGCGAACTCGGCATCACCGCGAAGGTCGGGCCGGTCGCGATCCCCAACGGGCGCTTCGGAAACCGGCCGCACTGCATCTACCGCGGGTTCTGTCTGCAGGGGTGCAAGGTCAACGCCAAGGCCTCGCCGCTGATCACGCACGTGCCCGACGCGCTCGCGCACGGGGCCGAGATCCGGGCCGACAGCATGGTCGCGCGCATCGACGTGGACGAACACAGCGGTCGCGCCACCGGCGTGCACTACATCCGCGGCGGCGTCGAGCACTACCAGCGGGCCAAGGTGGTGATCGTCGCAGGGTACTCCATCGAGACGCCGCGGCTGCTGCTCAACTCGGCGTGCCGGGACTTCCCGGACGGGCTGTGCAACAACTTCGACCAGGTCGGCCGGTACGTGATGGTGCAGGGCGCGCCGCAGACCGCGGGCCGCTTCGCGTCCGAGATCCGGATGTACAAGGCCCCGCCGCCGGAGGTGAGCAGCGAGGACTTCTACGAGACCGATCCGACCCGGCCCTACCGCCGCGGCTTCTCGGTGCAGAACGTCTCACCGATGCCGATCACCTGGGCCGAGCACGTCGCCGCGCAGGGCCACTGGGGCGAGAATCTCCGCAAGCTGATGAGCGACTACGTGCACTGGGCTACTCTCGGCTCGCTGTGCGAGTTCCTGCCGCAGCCGGACAACCGGGTCACCCTGGACAAGGATCAGACCGACCGGCACGACCTGCCGATCGCGCGGCTGAGCTACAGCCAGTGCGACAACGACAAGGCCCTGCTTTCGGCCGCGCGCCAGACGATGGAGCAGATCCTGCAGGCGGCCGGGGCCGAGGACGTCATGACCATCGAGCGCTACGCCCACCTCGTCGGCGGCGCCCGGATGGCCGCGGACGAGCAGCACGGTGTGGTCGACGCCGACTGCCGCAGCTTCGCCGTGCCGAACCTCTACATCGCCGACGGCAGCGTCCTGCCGACCCAGGGCGCGGCCAACCCCGCGCTGACCATCATGTCCGTCGCCGCCCGCGCCGCTGACAAGCTGGCGGGGCGGAGGTGA
- a CDS encoding gluconate 2-dehydrogenase subunit 3 family protein yields the protein MEWRDRFPGFDVTDQWKHWDATTVGTVLARVGQPPPIRYFNPEEHATADALCSRLLALGPDCPVPVVAMIDSRLAEQETDGWHYEDMPEDGLAWRLSLAALKADAVDQYQLPFYDLGEAERDRLIGHVHDLGSKPWHEMPAGHLWSLWTRYACTAFYSHPYAWNEIGFPGPAYPRGYKHLGVDALDPREAPDRGES from the coding sequence ATGGAATGGCGTGACCGCTTCCCCGGCTTCGATGTGACGGACCAGTGGAAGCACTGGGACGCGACCACCGTGGGCACCGTGCTCGCGCGGGTCGGCCAGCCGCCGCCGATCCGCTACTTCAATCCGGAGGAGCACGCGACGGCCGACGCGCTGTGCTCGCGGCTGCTCGCGTTGGGGCCGGACTGCCCGGTGCCGGTGGTCGCGATGATCGACTCCCGGCTGGCCGAGCAGGAGACCGACGGCTGGCACTACGAGGACATGCCCGAGGACGGCCTGGCCTGGCGGCTCTCGCTGGCTGCGCTCAAGGCCGACGCCGTGGACCAGTACCAGCTGCCGTTCTACGACCTCGGCGAAGCCGAACGGGACCGGCTGATCGGGCACGTGCACGATCTGGGCAGCAAGCCGTGGCACGAGATGCCGGCCGGGCACCTGTGGAGTCTGTGGACCCGCTACGCGTGTACGGCCTTTTACTCGCACCCGTATGCGTGGAACGAGATCGGCTTCCCCGGTCCGGCGTATCCGCGCGGCTACAAGCACCTGGGCGTGGACGCGCTTGACCCGCGCGAGGCGCCGGATCGGGGGGAATCGTGA